The following are from one region of the Alkalimarinus sediminis genome:
- the hisI gene encoding phosphoribosyl-AMP cyclohydrolase, with product MTEQQLSNTAWLDKIKWTEDGLVPAIAQDYQTGEVLMMAWMNRDSLSLTVAEKRAIYWSRSRQSLWRKGESSGHVQKLHDIRLDCDADVILLKVEQLGDIACHTGRRSCFYQQLNNHQWQAVEPVLKDPDDIYKA from the coding sequence ATGACAGAACAGCAGTTAAGCAACACAGCATGGCTAGACAAAATAAAATGGACTGAAGACGGTTTAGTGCCTGCCATCGCGCAGGATTATCAAACTGGGGAAGTTCTCATGATGGCATGGATGAATCGCGACTCTCTCAGCTTAACCGTTGCAGAAAAACGCGCCATCTACTGGTCTCGCTCTAGGCAATCATTATGGCGCAAAGGCGAATCATCAGGGCATGTTCAGAAACTGCACGACATACGACTCGACTGTGATGCGGATGTTATTTTGCTTAAAGTCGAACAACTCGGTGATATAGCTTGCCATACAGGGCGCCGAAGTTGCTTTTATCAACAACTCAACAACCACCAATGGCAAGCGGTTGAGCCTGTTTTAAAAGACCCAGATGATATTTATAAGGCATAA
- the ubiE gene encoding bifunctional demethylmenaquinone methyltransferase/2-methoxy-6-polyprenyl-1,4-benzoquinol methylase UbiE produces the protein MSNTHQPEASSSTQANTDNKTHFGYRQVNKEDKVNHVADVFHSVASKYDIMNDLMSMGIHRVWKRFTIELSGVRKGHNVLDLAGGTGDLTMKFSDIVGPEGSVVLADINDSMLKVGRDRLMDKGYTSNIEVVQANAEALPFPDNYFNCVTIAFGLRNVTDKDKALRSITRVLKPGGKLLVLEFSKPENPLLTKAYDLYSFTALPAMGKLIAGDSESYKYLAESIRMHPDQETLKGMMETAGLVNCRYHNMTGGIVALHTGVKP, from the coding sequence ATGTCTAATACCCATCAACCCGAAGCATCTTCATCGACCCAAGCCAATACTGACAACAAAACTCATTTTGGGTATCGGCAAGTTAATAAGGAAGATAAAGTAAACCACGTCGCAGACGTATTTCACTCTGTTGCCAGTAAATATGACATCATGAATGATCTGATGTCGATGGGTATCCACCGAGTGTGGAAGCGTTTTACTATTGAACTAAGTGGCGTTAGAAAAGGCCACAACGTGCTTGATTTAGCTGGCGGAACAGGCGACTTGACGATGAAGTTTTCTGATATCGTTGGCCCTGAAGGCTCAGTAGTTTTAGCGGACATTAACGACTCTATGCTCAAGGTTGGGCGAGACCGTTTGATGGATAAAGGCTACACATCAAATATTGAAGTCGTTCAGGCTAATGCCGAAGCACTCCCCTTCCCCGATAACTATTTTAACTGCGTTACCATTGCATTTGGCTTAAGAAATGTCACAGACAAAGACAAGGCACTTCGCTCTATTACACGAGTATTAAAGCCTGGCGGCAAGTTATTGGTGCTTGAGTTTTCCAAACCTGAAAACCCACTTCTGACCAAAGCCTACGACCTGTACTCTTTCACTGCACTACCAGCAATGGGTAAGTTGATCGCAGGGGACTCCGAAAGTTACAAGTACTTGGCAGAATCGATTCGCATGCACCCCGACCAAGAGACCCTTAAAGGCATGATGGAAACCGCAGGTTTGGTCAATTGCCGCTACCACAATATGACAGGTGGTATCGTAGCTTTGCATACAGGAGTTAAGCCCTAA
- a CDS encoding crotonase/enoyl-CoA hydratase family protein: MNERVTLEIVDNIAVVTLNRPEKLNALDMPMFEGIAKTAKKLAKNREIRAVIVRGEGSAFCSGLDVKSMMKNPLAAAKLLIKPGRKISNLAQDVGYLWRKVPVPVIAVTQGKCWGGGFQIALGADFRYTTPDCEFSIMEMKWGLIPDMSGSITLRELISIDLAKELTMTARVFNGQEAKEMGLVSKVSDTPFDDAIAFAKEISTRSPDGIANAKKLFNNTWTATDKVALWWETKLQKQLLGRWNQRASISQNNPKEKNPMAFKKRAK, encoded by the coding sequence ATGAACGAGCGCGTCACCTTAGAAATTGTCGATAATATTGCAGTGGTCACCCTAAACCGCCCTGAAAAACTCAATGCGCTAGATATGCCGATGTTCGAAGGCATTGCTAAAACAGCCAAAAAGCTTGCTAAGAACCGTGAAATTAGAGCCGTTATTGTGCGCGGTGAAGGGAGTGCTTTTTGCTCGGGGCTTGACGTTAAAAGCATGATGAAGAACCCGCTAGCAGCAGCAAAACTATTGATTAAACCCGGACGAAAAATCTCTAACCTTGCCCAAGATGTGGGTTACTTATGGCGTAAGGTTCCAGTACCCGTTATTGCCGTGACTCAAGGTAAATGTTGGGGAGGCGGTTTTCAGATCGCACTGGGGGCAGATTTTCGCTACACCACGCCAGACTGTGAATTCTCTATCATGGAGATGAAATGGGGGCTTATCCCTGACATGAGCGGCAGCATTACCCTGAGAGAACTAATTTCTATCGATTTAGCTAAAGAACTCACCATGACGGCACGTGTATTCAACGGTCAAGAAGCTAAAGAGATGGGGTTAGTCAGTAAAGTGTCTGATACACCGTTTGATGATGCCATTGCATTTGCAAAAGAGATATCTACTCGCTCACCTGACGGTATTGCGAACGCTAAGAAACTATTCAACAATACCTGGACCGCCACTGACAAAGTAGCACTCTGGTGGGAAACAAAACTACAGAAACAACTGCTCGGGCGTTGGAATCAGAGAGCCTCCATCAGCCAGAACAACCCTAAAGAAAAAAACCCGATGGCATTCAAAAAACGCGCTAAATAA
- a CDS encoding phosphoribosyl-ATP diphosphatase, producing MTDVLKELAKVLEQRKQADADSSYVSSLHKKGLNKILEKVGEETTETILAAKDAERSGDASDLVYETADLWFHSLVMLSHLGVGPDAILNELERRFDLSGLEEKASRTNK from the coding sequence ATGACAGACGTCCTTAAAGAACTGGCAAAAGTATTAGAGCAACGCAAACAAGCAGATGCTGATAGTTCTTACGTGTCTAGCCTTCATAAAAAAGGGCTTAATAAAATACTTGAAAAAGTAGGCGAAGAGACCACCGAGACAATTTTAGCAGCCAAAGATGCTGAACGCTCTGGCGACGCTAGCGACCTAGTATATGAAACAGCAGACCTCTGGTTTCATAGCCTTGTAATGCTGTCTCATTTAGGTGTCGGCCCAGATGCCATATTAAATGAACTTGAGCGTCGATTTGACCTCTCAGGATTAGAAGAGAAGGCATCAAGAACGAATAAATAA
- the tatB gene encoding Sec-independent protein translocase protein TatB has product MFDIGFLELVLIAVLALLVLGPERLPHAARTAGRWVGKAKRMASNLTEEVDRQLKAEELRERIKEAGDDIKVEEVQNTIQAALDKAEEFKHMVNRDASVEQLDIAPAATSAPSQSTPAEKPATPSTSAIDNSTQSSIAKDS; this is encoded by the coding sequence ATGTTTGATATTGGTTTTCTTGAATTAGTACTCATAGCCGTGCTTGCGCTTCTTGTATTGGGGCCTGAGAGATTGCCCCATGCTGCCAGAACTGCTGGCAGATGGGTGGGCAAAGCGAAGCGCATGGCGAGTAATTTAACAGAAGAAGTGGACCGACAACTAAAAGCTGAAGAGTTGCGCGAGAGAATCAAAGAAGCCGGCGACGATATCAAAGTTGAAGAAGTACAAAATACCATTCAAGCCGCACTTGATAAGGCTGAAGAGTTTAAGCATATGGTTAATCGGGATGCCTCTGTTGAGCAACTCGATATTGCACCCGCAGCGACATCAGCACCGTCACAAAGCACCCCTGCAGAAAAGCCTGCAACACCATCAACAAGCGCTATTGATAATTCAACTCAATCTTCGATCGCGAAAGACTCATAA
- the tatA gene encoding Sec-independent protein translocase subunit TatA: protein MGGISIWQLVIVLVIVMLLFGTKKLRNIGSDLGGAVKGFKKAVTDEEKNKPIEKDASDVIDAKVEKVEQEKPKS from the coding sequence ATGGGTGGCATTAGTATTTGGCAACTGGTAATCGTTCTTGTAATCGTTATGTTGCTGTTTGGCACTAAAAAACTTCGTAATATCGGCTCAGACTTGGGTGGCGCAGTAAAAGGCTTTAAGAAGGCCGTAACCGACGAAGAAAAGAACAAACCGATAGAAAAAGACGCTAGCGACGTAATAGACGCTAAAGTTGAAAAGGTTGAGCAAGAAAAGCCTAAAAGCTAA
- a CDS encoding long-chain-acyl-CoA synthetase, whose product MSHSDVITLPQFLSRVPGLLANLPGTIKGVKIGNNTDKTKPVGLGICIEEAVRENPNGYALIYQDTYVTYSEYNAWANRIAHYLLKKGIKKGDTVAILIENRPELFACVAACAKIGAINALINTSQRGKVLTHSINLVGPKLAIVGEELVDAFNEVKSDLVVPESGHYFLADRDTLKDPGTAPEGWLNLATEVHGFSESNLPQTQQVFSEDPCFYIYTSGTTGLPKAVIFNHGRFMKAYGAFGYGALRLNTSDRIYVTLPFYHATAMAVCWGSTLAGKTGLVIARKFSASRFWDDVRRYDATAFGYVGELCRYLMDQPAKPNDRDNKIRVVVGNGLRPSIWKSFKERFGIERVMELYASSEGNIGFTNVLNFDNTVGISPFPYAIVEYDKEAEAPVRGADGYLRKVKKGGAGLLIGEITEKTPFHGYTDPKKTEECILRDVFKKGDAWFNTGDLMRDLGFKHAQFVDRLGDTFRWKGENVSTTEVEHIVDSCTHVSETVVYGVEIPETNGRAGMASIRLDCEESEFDFKSLLKHLQQELPHYAIPVFIRLSEGMDTTGTFKHKKAPLKDAGFDLAKQSNPVYVWLPKSDSYVPLTSDIQKGIESGEYRY is encoded by the coding sequence ATGAGCCACTCAGATGTAATTACTCTTCCACAATTCCTCTCGCGAGTACCTGGCTTGCTAGCCAATTTACCGGGCACCATTAAAGGCGTGAAAATTGGCAATAATACAGATAAAACTAAGCCAGTTGGTTTAGGAATATGTATAGAAGAAGCGGTTAGGGAAAACCCAAATGGCTATGCTTTAATTTACCAAGATACCTATGTTACTTACAGCGAATACAATGCTTGGGCAAACCGCATAGCGCATTACCTGCTAAAGAAAGGAATCAAAAAAGGCGATACTGTTGCTATTTTGATTGAAAACAGACCCGAGCTTTTCGCGTGTGTTGCCGCTTGTGCAAAAATCGGAGCGATCAACGCGTTAATCAACACTTCTCAGAGAGGTAAAGTACTCACTCATAGTATTAACTTGGTAGGGCCAAAGCTGGCTATTGTGGGTGAAGAATTAGTTGATGCGTTTAATGAGGTGAAAAGCGATTTGGTTGTGCCAGAAAGTGGGCACTACTTCCTTGCTGACAGAGATACGTTAAAAGACCCAGGTACGGCGCCAGAGGGGTGGTTAAACCTGGCTACTGAGGTTCATGGCTTTTCAGAGAGCAACCTGCCACAAACTCAGCAAGTTTTCAGCGAAGACCCTTGTTTTTATATTTATACATCAGGAACCACTGGGTTGCCCAAAGCGGTTATCTTTAACCATGGCCGATTTATGAAGGCATACGGTGCATTTGGTTATGGCGCGCTGCGACTCAACACCAGTGATCGAATTTACGTTACATTACCGTTTTATCACGCCACTGCTATGGCTGTTTGTTGGGGGTCAACACTGGCAGGTAAGACAGGTTTGGTTATTGCGCGTAAATTTAGTGCAAGTCGCTTTTGGGATGACGTTCGTCGCTACGATGCCACTGCATTTGGTTATGTAGGAGAGCTTTGTCGTTATTTGATGGATCAGCCTGCTAAACCAAATGATCGCGACAATAAAATTCGTGTGGTGGTAGGTAATGGCCTTCGCCCTAGTATCTGGAAGTCATTTAAAGAGCGTTTCGGTATTGAGCGTGTGATGGAGCTTTACGCCTCAAGTGAGGGTAACATTGGTTTTACCAACGTTCTGAACTTCGACAATACCGTTGGTATATCGCCGTTCCCTTATGCCATTGTTGAGTACGATAAAGAAGCGGAAGCACCAGTGAGAGGTGCTGATGGCTACTTGCGTAAAGTTAAGAAAGGCGGAGCAGGTTTGTTAATTGGTGAAATCACCGAGAAAACCCCGTTTCATGGTTATACCGACCCTAAGAAAACAGAAGAGTGCATTTTGCGAGATGTATTCAAAAAAGGGGATGCTTGGTTTAACACTGGCGATTTAATGCGTGACTTGGGCTTCAAACATGCACAGTTTGTTGATCGCTTAGGTGACACCTTTAGGTGGAAAGGTGAGAACGTTTCTACTACAGAAGTCGAGCATATTGTTGATAGCTGCACACACGTCAGTGAAACAGTGGTCTACGGGGTGGAAATTCCTGAAACAAATGGCCGTGCAGGTATGGCGTCTATTCGTCTAGATTGCGAAGAGTCTGAGTTTGACTTTAAGTCATTGCTGAAACACTTGCAGCAAGAGTTGCCACATTATGCAATTCCGGTATTTATTCGACTCAGTGAGGGTATGGATACCACAGGAACATTCAAGCATAAAAAGGCTCCACTAAAAGATGCCGGCTTCGATCTTGCCAAGCAGAGTAACCCGGTTTATGTGTGGTTACCTAAGTCTGACTCTTACGTGCCATTAACTAGCGATATTCAGAAAGGCATTGAGTCTGGAGAATACCGTTATTAA
- a CDS encoding alpha/beta hydrolase, which yields MKAIHARKLIKPIDQTFTEMFSGKVYKVGKGAVSIRNHSGKATNTVIGVHGFLENHCYFTQSYQEATTELILLTCSNYHVPVSGPSPEPAAWETPIKALEGTIEYDACILNQAMENLPSTENIRVHGHSRGGAVVLEAIKQRPELYTNADVILEASVLPQGQLHPLVTALLEPVSHGMWPWVIRFINSTPSSSYGQSFFGKMNARKKQLLNKLFTATKDQLTIVRNIENIMSWMEKTSFDVYDNINHGTFLIPKVDRILDRSAMLASAENSPNSVRIVETQAPSHFITLDSLEWLPSLDMVSETQLQATQ from the coding sequence ATGAAGGCCATTCATGCCCGAAAGCTAATAAAGCCAATCGATCAAACCTTTACTGAGATGTTTTCAGGTAAAGTATATAAGGTTGGCAAAGGTGCTGTATCCATTCGCAACCACAGCGGTAAAGCGACCAATACCGTCATTGGGGTTCATGGGTTTCTTGAAAACCACTGTTATTTCACTCAATCCTACCAAGAGGCAACTACAGAGCTTATTTTGCTCACTTGTAGCAACTACCACGTCCCCGTAAGCGGCCCATCTCCTGAGCCTGCAGCCTGGGAAACTCCTATTAAGGCGCTTGAAGGTACGATTGAATACGATGCCTGCATCTTAAATCAGGCAATGGAAAACCTTCCTAGCACTGAGAATATCCGGGTTCATGGTCACTCTCGTGGCGGAGCGGTGGTATTAGAAGCCATCAAGCAGCGTCCAGAGCTTTACACCAACGCCGATGTTATTTTAGAGGCATCCGTATTACCGCAGGGGCAACTCCACCCACTAGTTACCGCATTACTAGAGCCTGTGAGCCATGGAATGTGGCCTTGGGTTATCCGTTTTATCAATAGCACTCCTAGCTCATCTTATGGTCAGAGCTTTTTTGGAAAGATGAACGCGCGTAAAAAGCAGCTACTCAATAAGCTGTTTACGGCCACTAAAGACCAGTTAACGATTGTGCGTAACATTGAAAACATTATGAGTTGGATGGAAAAAACCTCATTCGACGTATATGACAATATTAACCATGGTACCTTTCTAATTCCAAAGGTAGACAGAATTCTCGACCGCTCAGCGATGCTTGCCAGCGCTGAAAACAGCCCTAACTCTGTTAGAATCGTTGAGACCCAGGCGCCTAGCCATTTTATTACTCTCGATAGTTTAGAGTGGTTACCTTCTCTCGACATGGTTTCAGAAACACAATTACAGGCTACGCAATAG
- the ubiB gene encoding ubiquinone biosynthesis regulatory protein kinase UbiB — MSRIQRLIKIIWVIGKYRLDEFLPLTHLPLSLRILFMLAPWHLFPKPQQPRGARIRFALEELGPIFIKFGQILSTRRDLLPDDIAIELKYLQDNVAPFSGQTAKTIIEQALKQSTDDIFLSFDINPLASASIAQVHAAQLQDGKEVVVKVIRPGITRVIQQDIALMFLVAGLAEKYWEDGKRLHPVDIVSDYEKTIFDELDLQREAANASQLRRNFENSSLIYMPEIFWDYTNTDVLVMERVYGVPVADIDTLNAHGTNLKKLAEKGVDIFFTQVFRDSFFHADMHPGNIFVNVENPQDPQYIAIDFGIVGSLTPDDQSYLARNLLAFFNRDYRQVAELHISSGWVPEDTPVNEFESAIRTVCEPIFEKPLKDISFGQVLLRLFQTARRFNMEVQPQLVLLQKTLLNIEGLGRQLYPDLDLWSTAQPFLEDWMKQRVGPPGLWKNVKQHIPSWLEQSPEIPQMVYDAINQIKNLDNFSHNQERSIKALKEEMHSSQGVSKDYWIATLAFGGAILSHNTVTVDWLQEISVQSVILAGIGFYFLIKRK, encoded by the coding sequence GTGTCACGCATTCAACGACTAATAAAAATTATTTGGGTTATCGGCAAGTATCGACTCGATGAGTTTTTGCCGCTCACACACTTACCGCTCTCTTTACGGATCCTCTTTATGTTGGCTCCGTGGCATCTGTTCCCTAAGCCACAGCAGCCTCGAGGCGCGCGTATCAGATTCGCTCTTGAGGAGCTAGGGCCAATATTTATTAAATTCGGGCAGATTCTATCAACACGGCGAGATCTCCTACCCGACGATATAGCAATTGAACTCAAATATCTGCAAGACAACGTAGCCCCATTTTCAGGCCAAACGGCCAAAACGATTATCGAGCAAGCACTCAAACAATCTACCGATGATATATTTTTATCATTCGATATCAATCCATTGGCATCTGCGTCTATCGCACAAGTTCATGCAGCTCAACTACAAGATGGCAAAGAGGTGGTGGTTAAAGTTATCCGCCCCGGCATTACCCGCGTCATCCAGCAAGATATTGCATTAATGTTTTTGGTCGCAGGCTTGGCAGAGAAGTATTGGGAAGATGGTAAACGGTTACATCCAGTTGATATCGTCAGCGACTACGAAAAAACTATTTTCGATGAGTTAGATCTACAACGAGAGGCCGCCAACGCATCTCAGCTGCGTCGCAACTTTGAAAACTCTAGCTTAATCTATATGCCTGAGATATTTTGGGATTACACCAATACCGATGTATTGGTTATGGAGCGAGTGTATGGTGTACCAGTAGCAGATATTGATACCCTGAATGCACACGGAACTAACCTGAAGAAGTTGGCAGAAAAAGGCGTCGATATATTCTTCACACAAGTGTTCCGCGATAGTTTCTTTCATGCAGATATGCATCCAGGCAATATATTCGTTAACGTTGAAAACCCTCAAGACCCTCAATATATTGCTATCGATTTTGGCATTGTCGGCAGCCTGACACCGGATGACCAAAGCTACCTGGCTCGAAACCTGCTCGCGTTTTTCAATCGAGACTATAGACAAGTTGCCGAGTTACATATCTCCTCTGGCTGGGTTCCTGAAGATACTCCTGTTAATGAATTCGAATCTGCCATTCGCACTGTTTGCGAACCCATCTTCGAAAAACCATTAAAAGACATATCGTTCGGCCAAGTGTTATTGAGACTATTCCAAACTGCACGTCGCTTTAACATGGAAGTACAACCACAGTTGGTACTGCTACAAAAGACACTGCTTAACATCGAAGGACTTGGCCGCCAGCTCTACCCAGACCTGGATCTTTGGAGTACCGCTCAGCCCTTTTTGGAAGATTGGATGAAGCAACGGGTCGGGCCGCCAGGCCTTTGGAAAAACGTCAAACAGCATATACCTAGCTGGCTAGAACAGAGCCCTGAGATACCTCAAATGGTTTATGATGCGATTAATCAAATCAAAAATCTCGATAACTTCAGTCACAACCAAGAACGAAGTATTAAAGCACTTAAAGAAGAGATGCATAGCAGTCAAGGAGTCAGTAAAGACTACTGGATCGCAACATTAGCCTTTGGTGGAGCGATATTAAGCCACAACACAGTGACCGTAGACTGGCTACAAGAGATCTCGGTACAGAGTGTAATATTGGCAGGTATTGGATTTTATTTTCTTATCAAGCGAAAATAG
- a CDS encoding ubiquinone biosynthesis accessory factor UbiJ: MNVGGIKAESNKAKGAKIEDMKANSMDASGFKIDPSLMTVAVAAAETLVNNALSLDSSALAKIDQLDGAVFRVSLPPTNVSLTIHAHNGQLALSSNPEKFSEDEVNVSIEGSLLSLSRLMVESDKNNLIRSGEIKLQGDADVARQLQTLLSELNLDWESALANIMGDIPAHFLGQRIRQGASWSKQVHQSLTANIEEHLHEESRLLPNRIELQAQFSEIDNLRLATERLEARLAKLNAIALNKEQLCE, encoded by the coding sequence ATGAATGTAGGGGGTATAAAAGCAGAGAGCAATAAGGCTAAGGGTGCGAAGATAGAAGATATGAAGGCAAACAGTATGGATGCAAGCGGCTTCAAAATTGACCCTTCCCTGATGACAGTAGCAGTCGCAGCGGCTGAGACGCTGGTTAATAATGCCCTGTCACTGGACTCATCTGCACTAGCAAAAATAGATCAGCTAGATGGCGCAGTATTCAGGGTATCGCTACCTCCTACTAACGTATCGCTCACTATTCATGCTCACAACGGTCAGTTAGCACTATCCAGTAACCCGGAAAAGTTTAGTGAAGATGAAGTTAACGTCTCAATCGAAGGTTCTCTGCTTTCACTGTCTCGCTTGATGGTCGAAAGTGATAAAAACAACCTGATTCGATCGGGTGAAATTAAACTCCAAGGGGACGCTGATGTAGCGCGTCAACTACAGACACTGCTGTCTGAGCTAAACCTCGATTGGGAGAGTGCTCTCGCGAATATCATGGGCGATATACCAGCACACTTTTTGGGCCAAAGAATCCGACAAGGTGCATCGTGGAGCAAACAGGTTCACCAGAGCCTCACTGCCAACATTGAAGAACACCTGCACGAAGAGAGTCGCTTGCTACCCAACAGAATCGAGCTACAAGCGCAGTTTTCAGAAATAGACAACCTTCGTCTAGCGACAGAAAGACTAGAAGCGCGACTGGCAAAACTTAACGCCATAGCACTCAACAAAGAACAACTATGCGAATAA
- a CDS encoding FFLEELY motif protein, which translates to MSKEKLLNTKVKTDNAERLRQLLLDYHNFRYSEDCSLQAPMAQLSSWQAERLKVTHQDLYQAPRYHEGLEFLLQDLYAPKEFTQRDDDLERIFPVAVKLLPDNLLYTMSLLVELNLLTQQLDKSLADVLFNRLNVNEITEASYCEAYRLCNNKALRQHQTQLIANIGNDLDVYVRSRLVRFTLKVTRSPAEVAGLGNLHSFLRRGFSAFQRMNGVDELLAIIIKRENAILAAIYNNQESPLSIETSSNDFTIDNNTSRHAS; encoded by the coding sequence ATGTCCAAGGAAAAGCTACTCAATACAAAGGTCAAAACTGATAACGCCGAACGTTTAAGACAGCTGCTGCTCGATTACCATAATTTTCGCTACAGTGAAGACTGTTCGCTACAAGCACCAATGGCACAACTCAGCAGTTGGCAAGCCGAACGCTTGAAGGTCACTCACCAAGACCTCTATCAAGCACCTCGTTATCATGAAGGCTTAGAGTTTTTACTACAGGATCTCTACGCACCAAAAGAGTTCACCCAGCGAGATGATGATCTCGAGCGCATATTCCCCGTCGCCGTCAAACTGCTTCCAGACAACCTGCTTTACACTATGAGCCTGCTAGTCGAACTCAACTTATTAACCCAACAGCTCGACAAATCCTTAGCAGACGTACTATTTAACCGGCTTAACGTGAACGAAATAACTGAAGCCTCTTACTGTGAAGCCTATCGCCTGTGTAATAATAAAGCGCTCAGGCAGCATCAAACTCAGCTTATTGCCAACATTGGCAATGACCTTGATGTCTATGTCAGAAGTCGCTTGGTTCGCTTTACCCTAAAAGTTACTCGCTCCCCTGCTGAGGTGGCGGGGCTAGGTAATCTTCATAGTTTTTTAAGGAGAGGCTTTAGTGCATTTCAGAGGATGAATGGAGTAGATGAACTGTTAGCAATCATCATCAAACGAGAGAACGCCATACTAGCAGCAATCTACAATAACCAAGAGTCGCCGCTCAGTATTGAAACCTCCAGCAATGACTTTACAATAGATAACAACACTAGCCGCCATGCATCTTAA
- the tatC gene encoding twin-arginine translocase subunit TatC: protein MANSSSPNTGNQTPANKPDTKANDAVVEQQQPLIQHLIELRDRILRSVLVVLAIFLGLYYFANDFYLVISEPLRVYLPEGTSMIATDVASPFLTPFKLTLVLALFLAMPFILFQFWRFVAPALYKHEKQLAIPLLVSSVLLFYLGVLFAYYVVFPLVFGFFTSAGPEGVTVMTDISKYLDFVLKLFFAFGLAFEIPIATVILVATGASTSESLSRKRPYIVVGCFVIGMLLTPPDVISQTLLAVPMWLLFEIGVFFSRIVEKRDSPDYPEENKIG from the coding sequence ATGGCCAACTCGTCATCCCCTAATACCGGTAATCAAACTCCTGCCAATAAGCCTGATACCAAGGCGAATGATGCGGTAGTAGAGCAACAACAACCGCTTATTCAACATCTAATCGAGCTTCGGGATAGAATACTCAGATCTGTACTTGTGGTACTTGCGATCTTTCTGGGCCTGTATTACTTTGCAAACGACTTTTACCTGGTCATCTCTGAGCCTCTTAGGGTTTACCTACCTGAAGGTACATCGATGATCGCAACCGATGTTGCCTCTCCATTTCTAACACCTTTTAAATTAACCCTGGTCTTGGCTCTGTTTCTGGCAATGCCCTTTATTTTGTTTCAGTTTTGGCGCTTTGTTGCACCAGCGCTTTACAAACATGAGAAGCAACTGGCCATACCGTTATTAGTATCTAGCGTACTGCTATTCTATCTTGGGGTTTTGTTTGCCTACTATGTGGTATTCCCTCTAGTATTTGGATTCTTCACTAGCGCCGGTCCCGAAGGTGTAACGGTGATGACCGATATCAGCAAATACCTAGACTTTGTGCTAAAACTATTTTTTGCCTTTGGGCTTGCATTTGAAATACCCATCGCGACTGTTATTTTGGTAGCGACCGGCGCCTCAACATCTGAAAGCCTTAGCCGTAAACGCCCTTATATAGTCGTTGGATGCTTCGTGATCGGGATGCTATTAACCCCCCCTGACGTCATCTCTCAAACCTTGCTTGCCGTACCTATGTGGCTACTATTTGAAATTGGTGTGTTTTTCAGTCGAATAGTCGAAAAGCGCGATTCTCCAGACTACCCAGAAGAAAACAAGATAGGCTAG
- a CDS encoding polyhydroxyalkanoic acid system family protein, with protein sequence MSVIDITRHHTLDHGDAIATAEDLAKSLSERFDVAYSWNGDTLTFKRSGAKGKLTVEPTLIHVKMELGLLFRPFKGRIEQEIHSHLDGLLEEGK encoded by the coding sequence ATGTCTGTTATTGATATTACCCGCCACCACACATTAGATCATGGCGATGCGATCGCAACAGCAGAAGACTTGGCAAAAAGTTTATCTGAACGGTTCGATGTCGCGTATTCGTGGAATGGCGACACGCTAACGTTTAAGCGAAGCGGGGCTAAAGGTAAGTTGACGGTAGAGCCTACGTTGATACATGTAAAAATGGAGTTAGGGCTTCTTTTTCGCCCTTTTAAGGGGCGCATTGAGCAAGAAATCCACAGTCACTTGGATGGTCTGCTCGAAGAGGGTAAATAA